One Myripristis murdjan chromosome 17, fMyrMur1.1, whole genome shotgun sequence DNA segment encodes these proteins:
- the cbln12 gene encoding cerebellin 12: protein MHPRSVHLVIFDLAVLLGVLLLWAPLGSRGQNDTEPIVLEGKCLVVCDSTPSSEPAGNALGLSVRSGTGRVAFSATRQTNHEPTDMSNRTMIIYFDHILVNVGSHFDQESSVFLAPRRGVYSFNFHVVKAYNRQTIQVSLMLNGWPMISAFAGDQDVTREAATNAGLVIMERGDKAYLKLERGNLMGGWKYSTFSGFLVFPL from the exons ATGCATCCCAGGTCGGTCCATCTGGTCATCTTCGAcctggctgtgctgctgggTGTGTTGCTCTTGTGGGCACCTCTGGGCTCCAGGGGGCAGAATGACACAGAGCCCATCGTCCTTGAGGGGAAATGCTTGGTGGTGTGTGATTCCACTCCTTCATCGGAGCCTGCTGGGAACGCCCTTGGCCTGTCGGTCCGCTCCGGCACAGGACGGGTTGCATTCTCTGCCACCCGCCAGACCAACCACGAGCCCACAGACATGAGCAATCGCACCATGATCATCTACTTTGACCAC ATCTTGGTGAACGTGGGCAGTCACTTTGACCAAGAGAGCAGCGTCTTCCTGGCACCGAGGAGAGGCGTCTACAGCTTCAACTTCCATGTTGTGAAGGCCTACAATAGACAAACTATTCAG GTCAGTCTGATGCTGAACGGCTGGCCGATGATCTCAGCCTTTGCAGGGGACCAGGATGTGACCAGAGAAGCTGCCACCAACGCCGGCTTGGTGATCATGGAGAGGGGGGACAAGGCCTACCTCAAACTGGAAAGAGGCAACCTAATGGGAGGCTGGAAGTACTCCACATTCTCTGGGTTCCTGGTTTTCCCTTTGTGA